In the Triticum aestivum cultivar Chinese Spring chromosome 2B, IWGSC CS RefSeq v2.1, whole genome shotgun sequence genome, tttgaaatatatatatatatatatataggacaaaattttcctactaccgggtgtagttacacccATTTTTATTTTGTACGTTTTAGGTAGTATCTACCATACCGCAGTGTATGTATACATAGTATGTAGTATGTAAGAatatttaggtagtatatatactattttttagGTAATATGTAGTATATTTTTAGCATACctctttttacgtacaaatatgtacataTTTTCGCAAATATGATAAAAACATGGGCTCACATGCAATTTTTTCACATAACTCGCtttggagtatcttagatatagtatacgaACATAAtaaaaatgataaagtagtatatatactaccacatagtagtatatgagaaatgggtgtagctacacccagtagtaggatgcattttccctatatatataggacaaaatttcctactaccgggtgtagttacacccATTTTTATTTTTACGTTTTAGGTAGTATCTACCATACCGCAGTGTATGTATACATACTATGTAGTATGTAAGAatatttaggtagtatatatactattttttaggtagtatgtagtaTATTTTTAGCATACctctttttacgtacaaatatgtacgtattttcgCAAATATGATAAAAACATGGGCTCACATGCAATTTTTTCACATAACTCGCTTTagagtatcttagatatagtatacgaACATACTAAAAATGATTAACATGTTACAAGATTCAGAAAAATATCTCTAGCAGGGACTCAAAGCGTCATACTTGACCAAGTTGCAGAGCTGCTCGTTGCCAGTCGATGTGGTAATAAGGCAGCGTCACGGGAAAAGAGCAGGAGCCATCCAACCAAACCGGTAATTAGGTTAAGTCTGTCTCCTTTTCTCTCACACCGGGTTCAAAAGTTGCATCACCAATAAGATGCCCTTTGGGTGTTTTTGTGCTGAAAACAAAAGAGGACCTTGCCCGAAACATAATACCAACACATCATGGATATTGAATAATTTAATTTAACAATGccattgcatgctgtaattaaaaAATCAATCGTATCATCACGTAAGAGCATATTGAAAACAGGCAAGCATACATGGTGTCATAATCTATCTCTGGGATAACTCAGCTCGATTGGTATTTATATACACTTGTAATTTGCAATAGTAGTCTGGACAGACGACAATGGTTCACGAAATTAAAGGCGATCTCAGACTCTACTAGCTAACAAAAAGTAGTACTAATTAACATCAACTTGTTGAAGTATCATCCGGTGTTAACTACTCAAAATCGTTAGGGCTAAAAAACGAAGCCAAGTTTAATTTTCGATGGTGACGGAGACGTTGCCGCTGGTAACGGCGTTTATGGTGAGGACAGTGGGCAATTCGACGTTCTTGCCCTTCTTGGGGGTCGATCTGTAGTAGTAAAAGTACAAGATCAGCTGGATGAGGCCGAAGATTGTACCGAGGGCATTGGGGATCTGCACAGAATTTACAGAGGACATAACAGTTAGATCAATCCGCGCTGAGGAGTTCTTGATTGTATGTCTGGCTGGGTTTGCGACTTCTTATTTCCAATGTGTATGTGTATGTACATACCGTGATGTAGATGTCAAACTTGATGAGCGCATAGCCCATCCAGCAGCAGCCATTGAGGAAGTTCACCAGCGATAGGAAAAATGGCATGTACTCCACACTCTTGGTCCTGATCACTTTACCCTGCAAATAGGCAGTACAATATTACTACTTTCATCTTAAATTTTTGAGTTATATTAGTATTAGTACACACGTAAGTTGGCAAAAGCATCCGTCATTTACAATTAGCCTGAGCTAGTATTTCACCCTGTAAAGGAAGTTTACCTTTGAGATAGAAATAAACCGTAGGCTTTTTTATATCATGTAGCATATTGTAGAAGAACTTGGGTGCGTGAGAGGTGAAAAGTCAATTCGGACTTTTTTTAACAGGGTTTTGGAACGAACATTAAAAAAATGAAAGGTGGGTGCAGCTTTTAGATGGGCATAATCAACAACAAACAAGGTGCACTGTTTAACAAATTAAGGTCTGTCAAAAGCATCCACTAGAACTTTAAAAATAAAGTATAGGCAGGTATTTTTCTTGAAAAGGCATCATTACCACACCATACGTGCACAATGCAGATTAATTAATTAGCCAACCTGAACTAACAAGTTAAAGCGGTTATCAAAGATCACGGGTCGACGACCCTTAAGTTGGGGTGGTGTACGTACCATGATGGTGAGCGGGGAGGCGTACATGATGGAGCCGAAGATGACGCAGAGGATGCCTACGATCATGGAGCGCTTCTCATGGGTGTGGGCACCGAGGAGCACGCCGGCCACCACGGCAGCCACGAACGCCGCCTCGAGGGCGAGCACGCCCAGCATCTTCCACTGCACACACAGTAGAGAACATGCACATGGCTTGGGTTAGGGGCTGGAGGATCTTCTGTACAGAAACTAAAGCCGAAAAGAGACAGTGGACGGATGAGGATTGAGGAGGCATTAGGAGGGTTGCACGTACCCTTGTGTTCTTAGCCGcatagatgatgaagatgatgatgtagGCGCCCTCAATGACAAGGCCGATGCCGTTGATGGTGAGGACGAGGGTGCTGTTGGGGTGGACGATGGGGAGCCCGTAAAAGAACCAGAGCAGGCAGTTCATGAGCGTCGCCAGGTAGGGGTCCGGTTTGAACTcctccacgtccttggccttgtAGATCCGCCAGAACGTCGGCCTACGTACATACGTACAATTAGAAAACGAGCCTCAGATTCATGCCCTAGCAACCACCTTTCATATATGTATACATACAGACTAGACaagaggaggaggagtgggcttaCACAGGGGAGAGGAAGAGACCGAAGGAGATGACATTGCCGATGATGCCGACGATGTTGCGGGCCACGTCGGCGGAAACCATGATGCTCACCTAGATCGATCGATCGCTGGGAACACAACTCGATTGCTCGGGGGAACTAACGACTTGGGGAAGGTTGGTTGTGATTTGTTTGGGGCGTGGGTGGCCGAGCTTATATAGTAGGGAGTTCCCCGTCGCTTTCCCCAAGTTATATCCGATGTAGATATGGTTAAGGGTAGGTTAAACGGTTTGATTTGAGTGCAGTCCTCATCCAACTCCAACAGCCGGCCGTGCTCCCATCCAGCAGCCGGCCGTGTCAATTTCTTCCTCGCCCGCGTCCTTTTTCCAGCCCAAAAAGGATCACGCAGCTAGGAGCTCCTCTCCCACGTAACAATACTCCTATACTCGGATAAACCCCATATAGTCTTACGCAAAACAAACAAGGACAACCCTGAGCCCGAAACTGTCACGGACCAACACCAACCCAGCCGGCGTCACCCAAGGACACTGcaaagcccaagacagcccccGTCGTCCCAACGACCCGGAAACCCAACACGCGTGTTACCGGATGCCGTGAAGTGTTGTTGGTGCTCTATACTCCGTGGATctcataatataaaagtgtatttgACACTATGCGACGGAGAAAGTAAGATACAATTATCTTTCTACTATTAAAGTGGAGTACGTAGGTAGTTTTGTTTCATTTGGTTAGGTCGCTCCCCATCGTCCCCATCAAAAATATTTATTCTGAAAAAAACCAAACTCTTAACCGCGTTTTAGCCGCCACCACTCGACCCCACCCGCCCCTCCCCTCTCCTCGCCACCGTCGGCAGTGCCGCTAAGCAAAGCTGGGACGACAGGGCGGCGGCGGGACTTCTCCACCCTTCGAGCATCACGGACGGTGAGAGACGGCCAGATCACGAGGAGGCGCCAGGCGACAACTCTTGGCGGCGGCGTGCGCGGCGCGGCGGCGCCACCTATGATGCGAGCTCGGCGGCCGATCCACTTTGCGGCGCGGTCTGCGATGGTTGCGGCGGCGTGGTGGCCACCTTGCCTCGGGCGGTGGCAGCTGCAGGTGTGGCGCGGGCCTATACCGGGAAGGGCGGCGGCTGCGGTCGGTGCGCCATCATGCGTTGGATCTGCGGCGACGACGTGGAGGCCATGGTGATCTGGTCAGTGGCGCCTCCGGTCAGATATGATCTTTCCGATGCAGCCGACGATGGTGGCCATCTCCTCCGTCGTATGTGGCATTGTGATAATGAAACcaagaaatatcgactggctagGTGAAGCGTATTATGCAGACCTAAAAGTCAAGGGGGCCTGGGAATACTAGACCTTGAGATTTAAAACATTGCTCTTCTCAGCAAGTGGGTTTATAAACTACTCACCGAGAATGGAGTATGGCAGGAAATcatttgcaacaagtatgtgggatccaatgccatttctcaaattcataggAAACCTGGGGATTCACATTTTTGGAGTggtgtcatgaaggccaaggaattcttCTATCAATTTGGGACCTTCTCAGTTAGGGACGGTTCTCAGGTTCGTTTCTGGGAAGATACCTGGCTAGGGAACAACTCACTAATGGTGCAATATCCGAGCTTGTACCAGATTGTCAGACATAAATTTATCACGATCAAACAAGTCTTAGGACAAGAAAACTGCGATATTTCATTCCGTAGGGATCTTTTGGGCACTCGTCTGGCAGcatggaatgaattactcactcgcCTGGAGGACATTCAACTGTCAGATGAGCCAGACACTTTTCGATGGAACTTGCATCACAATGGCAAATtttcggtcaaatccatgtatgatgcaatggttcATTGTGATGTTCCAGTAGATAACAGGAAATTGTGGAAGCTAAAAATTCCTCTAAGAGTGAAGATTTTCCTCTGGTTTCTAAACAAAGCAGTCATCCTAACTAGAGATAATCTGGCACCATGAAACTGGCATGGTTCGaagacatgtgtcttttgccaacatgacgagtcTATCAAACACTTATTTTTTGAGTGCAAGCTCGCTCTGGCAGTTTGGGCCATGGTCCAAGTAGCTTCGAATTTATACCCACCACGTAGTCCAAGGAATATTTTTGGCAACTGGTTGCGGGGTATTGATAAagaattttctgcacatattcttgtgggagcggcggccctatgctgggcaatgtggcttaccaggaatgatgtggttattaacaataaatgtgtctcatctcctatgcaggttattcatgtCTGTACATGATGGCTCCAtacttggtctatcctgcagaagccggaggacagggacctttttatgatggcgtctacacggCTGGAGTGTACGTCGAGGGAGGTTTTCTAtccccatggatggcggtgtgatttACGGATAGGATCTACCGCTCCTTAGGCTGGACAAGATTTATTGCTTGGCATTGTATCGAATTATTATTTTTAGGGTGCTCTGgactttttggctgtgtgcatctagctatgTAGAGGCCGGGCTTTCTTTCAATAcgattgtatcacctcgatatatctattcaatgaaaaGTCCTTTATCGAAAGAAAAAAAGTCAGACTTAAataagtttgacttaggacaaggCTAGAACTTCAAGTAATTAGAAAGGGAGACAGTATGGGCTTCtgtcaaaagaaaaagtttttgcgACTTACAAAATTTGCACCATCTATGGTGTATCACTGCACCACTAGCTATGCAACAACAATGTATGATGTACTGATGTATCACTACTATGATAACATGTGTGTACTATTTATATTGTCTATTTCCCTATTCTTATACTCATAACATTTTCTTAAATGAGGATAACCCCTGACCTCTGCATCATTAGGATGCACTAATAGCTCTATACCACTGCGATGTGATATgtacaactctctctctctctctctctctctctctctctctctctctctctctctctctctaaggtATCACGTCTTTACCGCTTCAAAATTTCCGCATAATATCCTTCCCCCAAATTTAGCTCCAATTCATAGTCATGCTTCAGTTTGATTGTATCTCATAACTCATGGATGGAAGCAAAACTATATTACAAATATTTTATGGACTTCAACACCAAATTCTGCTACTCTCTGCCGAGCACCATGATCAATTTACGATGAGAATGCTTAGAAGTTCCTCTGTGATGGCAAGCTCCCTCTGAATTGATGTATTTAATAACGTTACAGTTTTAGATGCATTTGTGCTAGTTATCTTATATTCCTCTTCGACACACTAAATTACAAATAAGCGTTGTTTCGTTTGCAGTAGTGGTATCTATTTGCTTTAAAACATCGATATCACAGGGGCAGCTCGAACGCAGAACACGGAAACATACACAGCAAACATGCGCGGATACCGATAGGGGAGCCAACGTTCCAACCCTGTGCACCAAATGTCGGTCCGGTTTTTTCCTATCTTCGAGGCACCCCAAATAACTATAGGTGTAACACAACTCATCCATAAATAGCATGGAAATATTCCAGTCGAACAATAGTTGAAATATAAATTACAATCAAAAtataaacactagtagaaaagggggcatcagtcccggttcgtaagggcctttagtcccggtttttcaaccgggactaaagggtcgtgactaatgcctccaccctttagtcccggttctaacacgaaccgggacagatgggcctccacgtggccactgcgagcagcccaggcaagggggcctttggtcccggttggtgacatgaaccgggaccaaaaggcttccacgtgtcagcagctgaggtttttcttttaaattttttttgttggtttaggggtttggggggttaattttaggttgttattaggtagctaatagagagaagtgtccactcttatactgctatgttcatttcacccgctgatatatataataacaagttctactaatcatgcatcatcatacaacttctactcgttattaataacaagtcatatgatcatcctcctcatagtcatcgaacccaaccctacataattgttcttagcacatggtcatcagtatcaggtaggacctaaacacccttaaggtaaaatagcataaaacaatatagaacctgactctccattatgaagaatggagatcatcttgtctccaattcttgcgcttcgcctccttttgcttgcaagaagctccttacgactgtccatacatttgttccattctttgattgtcatgtctccacttcttttagaaatccggtatggacaattgagatACGTAGGACAACCtcgttgtatgttcaaaacatcaaggtgaccgtgcgtatacatcagataggcacacaatcattcgggattatctgttgaaaaacatagtaataacttcgtagttagaaatgatttactagttttagaagtatttaaaaaaagatgcagggatgttgtaatagtaaaaaatcttatcaaggtatctccatggtagttaccgtagttcaacacgtgcactagtgacacgtattgaccataatgttgaggagttcgattgtagacattgtaattctcaagatcagtacaaaatgcgatcaaatgattttctccttataagttaattcggagccatcagtgtagtgggttttgtctaccattttccgcacattctttgaagaatgaaaataaggtGTCAATGGAAacaagttgtcaactattttgaaataaacaatataaattacttaataactatgttaagctcacattggggaagaattggaggtgtatccacaaggacccaaatgcccatattgtcttgttggattgtaggatcaccaagatccatggtgacaagcatacccttatcaaaaccatacatcttacaaagtgcttcccaatttttgaaaccaaaatgggttacactctcagcattgtacaactttacttgaaaatccacaccatgatgggtccttaggagaatttttttggtttccatactttcatggtcttcaaaacgcatcctctccaagacatagcgtcttgcatagcatgggataagctagtcgaattggaaaagatgaaaaatacacattaaaatagttgaagtcgtgcttaattacgaaaaaaaactattgtcgtcgttgtgtaccgtatgaacatcgaaggtctcctcgagcttaatgctgaagcaccaatcttcgtccagctcaatgaacctgtcgcacatacctcagtcgtcgtggcaccagtcgcactcccccgggcggttttcatcgtccgagtacgacatttccggcctaagttcataattcaaatattaaatatatgtactaaaaaacctaaattaaatcattattattaatcacgggttgactatcggtgatggtacgtagcttCTCCTTTCATTCCCAagtgcattattacaacaaattgtctagcacacgggaatgaaggagaagctacccccacgacggcgtggatgatggagggggctcctagatttctgcatagagtactcttcaattttagcattcaaagtaggaatacttttccaatatgagcattcaataagcaaaaccaaatcgtaaaataaagtagtat is a window encoding:
- the LOC123040225 gene encoding bidirectional sugar transporter SWEET6b-like; translated protein: MVSADVARNIVGIIGNVISFGLFLSPVPTFWRIYKAKDVEEFKPDPYLATLMNCLLWFFYGLPIVHPNSTLVLTINGIGLVIEGAYIIIFIIYAAKNTRWKMLGVLALEAAFVAAVVAGVLLGAHTHEKRSMIVGILCVIFGSIMYASPLTIMGKVIRTKSVEYMPFFLSLVNFLNGCCWMGYALIKFDIYITIPNALGTIFGLIQLILYFYYYRSTPKKGKNVELPTVLTINAVTSGNVSVTIEN